The proteins below are encoded in one region of Nitrosomonas ureae:
- a CDS encoding YiiX/YebB-like N1pC/P60 family cysteine hydrolase — translation MFYTTKRFFLTILGDIKIFRGALFIVYHPTGYKIKGWHTRKIMNAVMPGDVVMRSYVNYLDGYLIPVGESKCSHSGLYIGDGKIVHSIAEGSTLDDIIDFCRADRIIILRPSSGQEWALEHAKKCINDNIEYDFEFKPDSGKYYCHEFTASCYPHLNIKSLSRRILGFINSPEAYLADSFYTSNEFTKIYSSDDEQIT, via the coding sequence ATGTTTTATACTACCAAACGTTTTTTTCTGACCATTCTTGGAGATATAAAAATATTTAGAGGAGCACTATTCATTGTCTATCACCCTACTGGTTACAAAATAAAGGGGTGGCATACTCGTAAAATTATGAATGCAGTTATGCCGGGCGATGTAGTTATGCGCTCTTACGTCAATTACTTAGATGGTTATTTAATTCCCGTAGGCGAAAGCAAATGTAGCCATAGTGGTCTCTATATAGGCGATGGCAAGATTGTGCATTCGATAGCAGAAGGTTCAACTTTGGATGATATTATTGATTTCTGCCGCGCTGATAGAATTATTATACTTCGACCTAGCAGTGGTCAAGAATGGGCACTAGAACACGCAAAAAAATGTATTAATGACAATATTGAATATGACTTCGAGTTTAAACCAGACTCTGGAAAATATTATTGCCACGAATTTACGGCTTCTTGTTATCCACATTTAAACATAAAGTCACTGAGTAGGAGAATTCTGGGTTTTATTAATTCGCCTGAAGCATATCTAGCGGATTCTTTTTACACGAGCAATGAATTTACCAAGATATATTCGTCAGATGATGAACAAATAACTTGA
- the ilvA gene encoding threonine ammonia-lyase, biosynthetic, giving the protein MKNNYLERILTAQVYDVAIESPLELVANLSARLHNQVLLKREDLQQVFSFKLRGAYNKMIKLSPAVRNRGVIAASAGNHAQGVALAAKKLNCSATIVMPVTTPQIKVHAVMALGAVVALHGDSYNDAYDHAVQLAKVEQATFVHPYDDPDVIAGQGTIGMEILRQHTGVIHAIFVPIGGGGLIAGIAAYVKRLYPKIKIIGVEPVDADAMYRSLQSGRRVKLAQVGLFADGVAVRHVGKETFRLCRELVDEVILVDTDAICAAIKDVFEDTRTIMEPSGALSIAGIKAYTAREKITHKTMVAIASGANMNFDRLRHISERAEIGEQREAVMSVTIPEQPGSFKKFCNLLGAKSITEFNYRYADPKVAHIFVGVSVRNQEETRKLIDELKQSGLATEDLSANEMAKLHIRHLVGGRAREVKNEILYRFEFPDRPGALMNFLNSMSHNWNISLFHYRNHGADYGRVLIGIQVPPEEKTDFKTFLDQLGYRYWDETRNPAYKLFLA; this is encoded by the coding sequence ATGAAAAACAACTACCTTGAAAGAATACTGACCGCACAGGTTTATGATGTGGCGATCGAAAGTCCGCTGGAGCTTGTCGCCAATTTATCCGCACGCCTCCATAATCAGGTATTGTTGAAGCGGGAGGATCTACAGCAGGTTTTTTCTTTTAAGTTGCGCGGCGCGTATAACAAGATGATCAAACTATCGCCTGCAGTGCGCAATCGCGGCGTGATTGCCGCTTCCGCCGGTAATCACGCGCAGGGGGTGGCATTAGCTGCAAAGAAGCTCAACTGTTCTGCAACCATCGTGATGCCGGTAACGACGCCGCAAATCAAAGTGCATGCGGTCATGGCGTTAGGCGCCGTAGTGGCATTACATGGTGATTCTTATAATGATGCGTATGACCATGCCGTGCAGCTGGCAAAAGTGGAGCAAGCCACATTTGTTCACCCTTACGATGACCCGGATGTCATTGCCGGGCAGGGAACGATCGGTATGGAAATTCTGCGCCAGCATACTGGCGTGATTCATGCCATTTTTGTGCCGATTGGTGGTGGTGGTTTGATCGCCGGAATTGCTGCGTATGTGAAACGCTTGTATCCAAAAATCAAAATCATCGGCGTTGAGCCGGTGGATGCCGATGCCATGTACCGTTCATTGCAGAGTGGTCGTCGTGTCAAGCTGGCACAGGTAGGGTTATTTGCAGATGGCGTGGCGGTAAGGCATGTGGGGAAGGAAACCTTTCGCTTATGCCGCGAATTGGTTGACGAAGTGATACTGGTTGATACCGACGCCATCTGCGCGGCGATCAAGGATGTATTTGAAGATACGCGCACGATTATGGAACCATCCGGAGCGCTGTCGATTGCCGGTATCAAAGCCTACACTGCACGTGAAAAAATTACGCATAAAACCATGGTGGCGATCGCATCCGGCGCCAATATGAATTTTGACCGTTTGCGGCATATTTCCGAGCGCGCGGAAATTGGTGAGCAGCGTGAAGCGGTGATGTCAGTGACGATTCCGGAACAACCTGGCAGTTTCAAGAAGTTCTGTAATTTGCTCGGAGCCAAAAGTATTACCGAGTTTAATTACCGTTATGCCGATCCGAAAGTGGCACATATTTTTGTCGGCGTATCGGTACGCAACCAAGAGGAAACTCGGAAGCTGATCGATGAATTGAAGCAAAGCGGTCTGGCGACCGAAGATCTGAGCGCCAATGAAATGGCCAAACTGCATATCCGGCATCTGGTCGGAGGGCGCGCGCGCGAAGTGAAGAACGAGATTCTATATCGTTTCGAGTTTCCCGATCGTCCCGGCGCATTGATGAATTTCCTGAACAGCATGAGCCATAACTGGAACATCAGCTTGTTCCATTACCGTAATCATGGCGCCGACTATGGCCGCGTGCTGATCGGCATTCAGGTACCTCCCGAAGAAAAAACCGACTTCAAGACTTTTCTGGATCAATTGGGCTATCGTTATTGGGACGAAACTAGAAATCCGGCGTATAAACTATTTCTCGCTTAG
- a CDS encoding EAL domain-containing protein, producing MIQWVDRAFRNTFFLRAILLITSVGLLSFFAVLERIDAVIYDQISTIQHYSPDDDIVIVAIDEESIKTLGRWPWSRSVHAELIKRLESIGNPAVAFDLIFSEPQANDPDADHSLASAIASHGRVILPVVPVDDKNRDYVYLVEPLPIYRQHAQLGHVDIELDSDGIARRVFLTAGIEEPEWPAFALVLAASTHQYTINSMNSFSDDHVKFWGRWVRSHEVLIPYVGKTGSFQQVSYAQVLLDDRVLVSLRNKFILVGMTATGIGTRFATPVSPLNRQPMSGVEWHANVLSMLLHNRAILPISHYSTSLISVAWVLAILFLFSIFSRNITMPLLLVLIGCGLCAIWIVLRFLHIWFPPGAALVGTIAIYPLLNWQRINEYMRSLFVAKAGSNAALESVGDGVITTDAHNHIIYMNKGAERILGVALEQAQGVSLLKLMKLSKIHDSVIFNELIDSEIPLPISGIDTIQCYLKTSSGEKRAVRITRRMLRDEHEALMGFLFALADITDTIELTKQVAYQASYDTLTNLPNRALLLTRFKEMTSLPEKYGKIIAVFFVSLDNFKKINDALGHRAGDELIRMVSQRLNSIISNTNFLARWGGDEFVLLFSDLHDKDRASQRAQETLDLIEHQFLLHGQEVFVTVSIGISFFSKDGDDNEVVLERASTAMHRIKNEGGNSFGFYSMESSVAWTRDRLKLEKELRIALNSGHLQVLYQPIVDVYQQNIVRMEALVRWPHPTRGYLSPSEFIPLAESIGLMEQLGKEVLKIACLAAHKLIQIGKPIHVSVNVHPHQLLHGNFLPALSRVLTETGLPATSLTLEITESAVVSDMARASVILQQIKTLGALIALDDFGTGYSSLTLLRELPIDILKIDKSFIRALDQNINDLTITQAIIGLGVNLGLMIVAEGVESDRQARILLENHCYLQQGYFFSRPVPYESILQLVNEADLSNLASIKQLCAIVNLK from the coding sequence TGATATCGTTATTGTTGCCATTGATGAGGAAAGCATAAAGACGCTAGGACGTTGGCCTTGGTCAAGGAGTGTGCATGCCGAATTAATCAAGCGATTAGAAAGTATTGGCAACCCAGCGGTTGCGTTTGATCTGATATTCTCGGAACCGCAAGCCAACGATCCTGATGCGGATCATTCCCTGGCGTCGGCTATCGCATCCCATGGTAGGGTTATTCTCCCCGTTGTTCCGGTTGATGATAAAAATAGAGATTACGTTTACCTGGTCGAACCACTTCCTATTTACCGCCAGCATGCGCAGCTAGGTCACGTTGATATCGAACTGGATAGCGATGGTATAGCCCGGCGGGTTTTCTTGACAGCCGGTATCGAGGAACCCGAATGGCCTGCATTTGCGCTTGTACTAGCTGCATCGACTCATCAGTACACAATAAATTCGATGAATAGCTTTTCTGATGACCATGTCAAATTTTGGGGACGCTGGGTACGTTCACATGAGGTATTGATTCCTTATGTCGGAAAAACCGGAAGCTTTCAGCAAGTATCTTATGCTCAGGTGCTATTGGATGACCGAGTTTTAGTCAGTTTAAGAAACAAGTTTATTCTGGTTGGAATGACGGCAACCGGAATCGGTACTCGATTTGCTACCCCTGTTTCGCCGCTTAACCGGCAACCGATGAGCGGCGTGGAATGGCATGCCAATGTTCTTTCCATGCTCCTACATAACCGCGCGATACTTCCGATTTCTCATTATTCGACTAGTTTGATCTCTGTGGCGTGGGTACTCGCTATTTTATTCCTATTCAGTATTTTTTCGCGAAACATCACAATGCCATTACTGCTTGTATTAATAGGATGTGGTTTGTGTGCGATATGGATCGTATTGCGATTTCTGCATATCTGGTTTCCACCGGGCGCAGCGCTGGTGGGAACTATAGCGATTTATCCTCTATTGAATTGGCAGCGCATTAATGAATACATGCGGTCACTTTTTGTTGCCAAGGCCGGCTCAAATGCAGCTCTGGAATCTGTAGGGGACGGTGTTATAACAACTGATGCGCACAATCACATTATTTATATGAACAAAGGCGCTGAGCGAATTCTTGGGGTTGCTCTCGAGCAAGCTCAGGGAGTCTCGCTGCTCAAGCTTATGAAACTTAGCAAGATTCATGACAGTGTTATCTTTAATGAGTTGATAGACTCGGAAATACCTTTACCTATATCCGGCATCGATACAATCCAGTGCTATCTAAAAACTTCCAGTGGTGAGAAACGTGCCGTGCGGATTACGCGCCGTATGCTGCGTGATGAACATGAAGCATTGATGGGATTTTTATTTGCGCTGGCTGACATTACCGATACCATTGAATTGACAAAGCAAGTTGCGTATCAAGCAAGCTACGACACATTGACTAATTTGCCAAACCGGGCATTGCTGCTAACGCGATTCAAAGAAATGACATCACTGCCGGAGAAATACGGAAAAATTATTGCTGTATTTTTTGTGAGTTTGGATAATTTTAAAAAAATCAATGATGCATTAGGTCATCGCGCAGGTGACGAGCTGATAAGAATGGTATCACAGCGACTTAACAGCATAATTTCAAATACTAATTTTTTAGCACGCTGGGGAGGCGATGAGTTTGTTCTATTATTTAGTGACTTGCATGATAAAGATAGAGCTTCGCAAAGAGCTCAGGAAACTCTGGATTTAATTGAACATCAATTTCTTCTGCATGGCCAGGAAGTTTTTGTAACTGTCAGTATTGGTATCAGTTTTTTCTCTAAAGATGGGGATGACAATGAAGTTGTTTTAGAACGGGCAAGTACTGCCATGCATCGCATAAAAAACGAAGGCGGGAACAGTTTCGGCTTTTATTCAATGGAATCTTCCGTTGCTTGGACGCGTGATAGGCTTAAACTTGAGAAAGAGTTGCGCATCGCTCTAAATAGTGGTCATTTACAAGTGCTGTATCAACCTATTGTTGATGTTTATCAACAAAACATCGTGCGCATGGAAGCGCTGGTTCGTTGGCCTCATCCGACGCGAGGATACTTGTCACCCAGCGAGTTTATTCCATTGGCGGAAAGCATTGGACTGATGGAACAGCTAGGGAAAGAAGTATTAAAGATCGCATGCCTCGCAGCACATAAGCTAATTCAAATCGGTAAGCCCATTCACGTATCAGTTAATGTGCACCCTCATCAACTGCTGCATGGCAATTTCTTGCCTGCGCTTTCGCGGGTTTTGACTGAAACCGGATTGCCAGCGACTTCACTTACTCTGGAAATTACCGAGAGTGCTGTCGTAAGTGATATGGCACGGGCCTCGGTGATATTGCAGCAAATTAAAACGCTTGGCGCTCTAATTGCACTGGATGATTTTGGTACCGGTTATTCTTCACTGACATTATTGCGTGAATTGCCGATCGATATTCTGAAAATAGATAAGTCCTTTATTCGCGCGCTGGATCAAAATATCAACGATTTAACCATTACGCAGGCGATCATAGGACTGGGCGTTAATCTAGGACTTATGATAGTCGCTGAAGGCGTTGAGTCCGATCGGCAAGCTCGGATTTTGCTGGAAAATCACTGCTACTTACAGCAAGGATACTTTTTTAGTCGCCCCGTCCCGTACGAATCAATTCTACAATTGGTAAATGAAGCGGATTTATCGAACCTGGCTTCGATAAAGCAATTATGTGCTATTGTGAATTTGAAATAA